Part of the Halorhabdus utahensis DSM 12940 genome, ATGTTCTCCTGGAGCGAGTAGCAGACGTCCTCTACTGCCTCCCCATCGTCAATCGCTTGCTTGGCGGCGCTCATGATTCCCGAAAAGGAGAAGTCCATCCCCTTGACGACGTAGGGCAGGTCGATGTACTCGCCGTCTTTTGCCCGCTTTTCGACCTTCGGCCCGCCGGGATGGGACCACCCGAGGTGGCGGGTGAACTTGTCGATGGCGTTGCCGACGCCGGTGTCCATCGTCTCCCCGAGGACGCGATACCGCCCGTTTCGATACCCCAGAATGTGGGCGTTCGCGCCGGAGGCGTTCAGACACACCGGCGCGGAAAAGCCCGAGCGATGACGGCCGATCTCCAGATGCGCAACCATGTGATTGACGCCGACCAGCGGGACGTCCAGCCGCTGTGCCAGTGCCCTGGCGGCCGTGGCGACGATCCGCAGACAGGGCCCCAGTCCCGGACCGCGTGAGAAAGCGACGGCGTCGACCGGCGATTCGTCGGGGTCTTCGCCCGCGTCGGCAGCCTGCTCGCGGGCGATGTCGAGTGCCCGTTCGACGACCTGCGGGATCGCCTCGCGCATGTGCTCGGCGGCTTCCCGCGGGTGAATCCCGCCGCTGTCGGGTTCGTAGGCGTCAGTCTCGATAACGACGGATTCACCGCTGTCCGTCCGTTCGTAGACGGCGGCACTCGCCGCCCACGCCGTGCCTTCGATGCCGAGAATCCGCATGCGCCGTGTGGGCGCTTACTCCCACTCGGTGTAGCTACACCGGCCGCAGTGCGTGCGGTCACCGTGCTGGGCAAGGAACGCGTCGCCACACCGCGGGCACAGTTCACGGTCGGTGGTTCCGTCGTCGTTGTAGAGCTCGTGACGCGCCATTTCAGGCCTCCTCTGCCTCGGACTCGCCGTCCTCAGCCACGATCTTGTTGCGTTCGAGCATGTGGTCCTGTTCGACCTCACGCGCGAACTCCGGGTCGTCGTACACCTTCGCGTAGCCGACGGTCTTGCGCATGCCGAAGGTCGTATCGAGTTCGTGCACGACGACTTCCGCGGCGTCCTTGTTGAGCATTGCAGCCAGCGAGTCCCGGATAGAGAGCCGCGACGGCGTCGCCTCCTCGTGGACGACCTCGAATCGGACGTCGGTCCGATGCAACATCGGATTGTCCTCCTCTTCGATGATTTCGATGTCCATGGTTCGTTGTTCATATGTCCCCTACAAGCGTGTATAAGGATTTCGAAGAGTCCGGTTCCTCGTTGGCCGTCCCGCCGTTCCGTGCCGGGCCGACCGTTCCCTGGTCGATCGCTCACGTCCCGGCGGCGAGTTCGGCGAGCAGGTGCGAGAGGTGCACGCGGTCGTCGGTGCCCGCCGCGAGGTCGCGGTCGATCTCCCCGGCCAGGTCGTGGAGCCGGGCCAATCGATCCCCGGCGTATCGTGAGCGACCCACTCTGAGGATCGCTTCGAGCACTTCGACGCCGCTGTGACCCTCGTCGACCAGCAGGTCGTCGAGCGTCGACCGTGCGTCGGTCACGTCCCCTTCCTCGGCGGCGGACAGCATCGCCGCCACCTGCTCGTCGGTCCGGACCTCGCCGAGGGACTCGTAGGCCGCGTTCATCGTGATCTCGCCCGCTTGCTCGTAGGTCGTCTGGGCACCGAGGATCGCCTTCCGGAGGTCACCGCCGGCGTAGCCCGCGACGTATTCCAGCCCCTCGTCGTCGTAGTCGGCGTCTTCGGCCTCGACGATCCGGCGGAGGACGGCCTCGGTCTCGTCGTGGGTCGGCGCGCGGACCGTCACGGGGAAACACCGCGAACGGATCGGTGGGATCAGCGTCGAGGATTGGCGGGTGGCGATGGCGAACTGCGTCGCCTCGTAGTACTGCTCCATGACCCGGCGCAGCGCCTGCTGGAAGTCCTCGCGCATCCGCTCGGCGTTGTCCAGCAGGATCGTCTTGTACGATCCCGAGACCGGCGTGTAACTCGCAGCCTCCTTGAGAACGTGATTGATGAGGTCGGCCTTCGAGGATTCCCGGCGGCGTTTGGGCGTAATAAACCGCTCGAATCGGGGGTCTTCGGCGAGTTCCTTCTTCGTCAGGTCGAAGAAGTCCGCGACGTTGATCACCACGAGGTCGGCCTCAACGTCGGCGTGGGCCTCGCGGGCGAACGCCCGGACTGCGGCGGTCTTGCCGGCACCCGCCGGACCGTGGACCAGCAGATTCATCGGATCGTCGAGTGCACCCCGGAGCTGGTCGCGTACCTCCGGCTGTGGCAACTCCTCGATCGTCGGCGCGTGTCGCTCGGTCCACAGCGGCCCGTCCATTGGCTCGTCGTAGGCAACCCCCGGACAAGTATTCCGCGATCGATCCGGGTGGTCACGTCCGGTCCCGCCGGCTCCTCGCCGCTCACTCGTATCGCAGGGCTTCGATCGGATCGACGCGAGCGGCCCGCCAGGCCGGGTACAGCCCGGCGATCACGCCGATACCGATCCCCATCGCGATGGCGATGGCGACCCACTCGACGGGGATCGTGAACCCGACCTCGGCGTAGGTCGCACCCGCGTACCCGACGCCGAGTCCGAGCGGGATACCGATCACGGCCCCGAGCGAACCCAGCAGGACGGACTCGACGAGGAACAGCCCGACGATCTCCCGGTTGGTCGCGCCCATCGACTTCATGATCCCGATCTCCTTCGTGCGCTCGGTCACGCTGACGAGCATGATGTTGGCGATGCCGAACGCGCCGACCACGAGCGCGAGCACGCCGATCCCGGTGATGAGTCGCGTGATGTCCTGAAGCACGGCCTGGATGCCGCCGACGACGTCCTCGGTCGACTCGACGGTCACCTGGCTACCGTCGCCCGCGAGTTGTCTCGCATCCGACTCCGTCTGAATGTATGTCTCGATCGCGTCGCGGGTCTCCGAGACGCGGCCGGCATCGGCCACGATCGTCACTTGTGAGTACGCCCGCTGCTCGACGCCGAGGGTCGGCGATTCCTGGGTCGTCCGGTAGTGTGGGTCGACCGGAACGTAGAATTCCGGTCCGGGCGGCGAGAGTGCGGTGAACCCACCGCGAGCCCCGGTGGTGATGCCGACGACCGTCAGCGAGGTTGTGCCCTCTCGGAGGAGTTCGACCGTGTCACCGACGGTTACGTTCGGCTCGAACTGCGCGGCGGCGATCTCGTTGAGGACGATCTCGTTCGTGCCGGACTCGAAGACCCGGCCCTCGACGATCGTGCCCGCCAACGCCCCGCGACTCGTCGCCGTCAGGCTTCCGGGCGTGACCGTCTGGTTCGCGTATGTCAACGACGAGACGGGCACCGACCCCCGTGGGATCACGGTCCGCGTGCCGTCGATCGCACGGAGCTGTTCGAGATCGTATGTCGTGACGGCCGGGGTCGTGAGGCCGATCCCGCTCCCGGGTGGCCCGCCACCGGCCAGGAATCCGCCACCGGAGGCGACGTAAATCTCGCTCGCCGATGTCGACTGGAACTCGCTCACGACGTCGGTCTGGACGCTCGCACCGAAACTCGCGAACGCGATCACCGTCGCGATGCCGATGACGATGCCGACGACCGTCAACGCCGACCGGAGCCGATGGCCGGCGATCGCTCGCACTGCCATCCGAACCCCTTCTCGCCAGTCCATTAGTCGTCACCTCCCAGGTGCTCGGTCCGCTCGCGGACGCCGTCTCTGACGTGGACGATCCGGTCGGCGTGTTCGGCGATCCGACGCTCGTGGGTCACCAGCAGAATCGTGTTGCCCCGGTCGTGGGCGTCCGCGAACAGCGACATGATCTCCTCGCCGGTGTCAGTATCGACGTTCCCGGTCGGCTCGTCGGCCAAGAGGAGCGCGGGGTCGGCTGCCAGGGCGCGGGCGATAGCAACTCGCTGGCGTTGGCCGCCGCTGAGTTCCTGTGGCAAGTGATCGAGTCGGTCCCCGAGTCCGACGCGTTCGAGGAGAGTACGGGCGCGTTCGGCCCGCTCGCGTCGGTCCCATTCGGCGAAGACGAGGGGGAGTTCGACGTTCTCGACGGCGGTCAGCCGGGGCATCAGGTTGAACGTCTGGAAGACGAACCCGATCTCGGTCCCACGGAGTCGTGCGCGCCCGCGCTCGGAGAGGCCACCGACATCGGTCCCGTTGACGGTAACCGTCCCCGAGGTCGGCGTGTCGAGCGCGCCGATGAGATTCAACAGCGTACTCTTCCCGGAGCCGCTCGGCCCCACGATGGCGGTGTAGGAGCCGGCCGGGAGCGTCAGATCGATCCCGTCGAGTGCCGTCACCGTTCCGCCGAGGTCGTACTCCTTGCGGACGTCCGCGAGTACCACGACCGGGTCGGGCCCCCTCGCGTTCTCAATCCCCTTCGCGTCCTCCATATACGTCTCCTACGCGCTGTACCTCCATGAACCCTCGATTCGGGCAGGTACGCCGTCTCCCCGTTCACCGACCCCCGACAGCAGGCGCACAGACGTTTTATGGGTCGGAACCGGACGACTGGTTATGGATCGGATCGTCTCGTTGGCCCCGAGTGCCACGTCGACCGTCACCGCCCTCGACGCGGGCGGTCGGCTGGTCGGGGTCACCGCTCACTGCGATGTCCCGGACGTCCCACGGCTCGGTGGCTGGCTGAACCCGGATCTCGATCGGATCGCCGAACTCGATCCTGATCTCGTTCTGACGAACGACCCGCTCCAGGCTGACCTCCGCGATGCGTTGCGCGACGACGGGTTCACGGTCGCCCACGCGGAACCGACCACGCTCGATGCCGTTCTGGAGACCTTCCGGACGATCGGCGACGCGATCGGTTTCCCGGAACGCGGTCGCGTCCTCGAAGAACGCGCCAGCGATCGCCTCGACCGGGTCCGGGACGCGACGCTCGATGGTGACGATCGGCCGGTCGTCTACTGCGAGGAGTGGGGCGATCCGCCGATGGCGGCCGGCAACTGGGTACCCGAAGCCGTCCGCGCCGCGGGCGGTCGCTACCCTTTCCTCGACCCGGGTGAACGCTCTCGGGAGATCGATCGGGCGGCGGTCGAGAATGCTGACCCGGATCGGGTGATCGTCCATCACTGCGGCGCGGCCGAACCGTCGACGCGGCCGCTGGTCGAACGCGAATGGGACCTCGACGCCGAACTCCACGCGATCGACGACTCGTTGCTCAATCAGCCGAGTCCCCGGCTCCTCGACGGGATCGAGCGACTGGCGTCGATCGTCTCCGATGCCACTGTCAGTGATGTGAACGGGGTCGCAAGCGTGGCCAATCGCTGAGATCAATACCGGCTTCCTGCTGCCCTTTTGGGCATCGTCGTGATCGAGCTGACACTCTCGTCCTTGACGCGACCGTTCCGTTCGGGCCGACAGTCCGGCTCTCCCCACGTTGGCGTTGAACTCGCTTGGCGTGGCTCAGTGGCGGTCTGTCTGTTGATTATCTATCAGGGCCTTGCCATTCCCTCTCCCGATGCGGATACCGACGACCGTTTTGTGTTCGATCGAGATGGGACTTCATCGACTTTGGCTCGGTACGATTGCTGTCGTTTGCTTCGCTGACCGCGAGTCGACGAACCTCGGCAACGATATTCCACCGATGCAGGTCACCATCCGACAGCCAGGTCGACATGTCTTGTCGATTTATTTACCTACCAATTGTATTGTCTTGGTGGCGATTTACCGGCATTATGATCCGCTTCTTGATTGTATGTCTGTTCTGGACATCCGTTCTAAATAGAATGATTTATATGCATGGAATTGCGGTATAGTTCTGTTGGTAAAACACAATGGGGCGACACAACATCGAAGACGCGGCGGAGGAATCGAGCGATAACGACCGACTCGGCCAGTTCGATCGGCGGAGCTATCTGAAAGGAGCGGCCGCGACAGTGGCGACAGGACTCGGCGTCGGATCCATCGCGAGTCCCGCCGCTGCGATCACCGAGAACCAGACCGGGACTCACGACGGGTACTTCTACTCGTTCTGGACGAACGACCAGGGCTCGGTCGAAATGACGCTTGAGTCCGGTGGTAGTTACAGTGTCGACTGGTCGGACACGGGTAACTTCGTCTGCGGCAAGGGCTGGCAGACCGGCTCGGACCGGGACATCGAGTATACTGCGAACTACAACCCGCAGGGCAACTCCTACCTGTGTCTCTACGGGTGGACGACGGACCCGCTGGTGGAGTACTATATCATCGAGGACTACGGCAGCTACAAGCCCGGAGACCAGTCCCAGGGGACTCACACCACTGACGGCTCCACGTACGAGATGTACACGTCCGAGCGAGTCGAGAAACCCTCGATCGAAGGGACGGCGACGTTCACGCAGTACTGGTCCATTCGACAGAACTCCCGGACGAGCGGCACCATCACCACCTCGAATCACTTCGACGCCTGGGAGAGCGCGGGCCTGAACATGGGGAGCCACGACTACCAGATCCTGGCCACTGAGGGCTACCAATCCAGCGGCAGTTCCAGCGTCACAGTCGGCAGTTCCGGCGGAGGCGGTGGCGGCGGAGGCGGTGGCGGCGGAGGCGGTGGCGGCGGTTCCGGCAGCCAGCAGCCCTACAACGGAACGCCGCACAGCATCCCCGGCACCATTCCGGCCGAGGAGTACGACCAGGGTGGCTCGGGCGTCGCCTACAGCGACAACACGTCCGAGAACGAGGGCGGTGCGATGCGCACCGGCGAAGGCGTCGACATCTCCTCGAACTCCGCGGGTTCGGGCTACTCGATCGGCTACATCGAGTCCGGCGAGTGGGTCGAGTACACCGTCGACGTCCAGCAATCCGGTGACTACACCCTCGATGCGCTGGTCGCCTCTGACTCGGGCGGCGGTTCCTTCCACCTCGAAGTCAACGGACAGAACGTCTCCGGGAACGTCAGCTTCGGTGCGACCGGCGGCTGGGACTCCTGGGAGACGGTTTCGACCTCCGGGGTCTCACTCGACGCCGGACAGCAGGTGATCCGCGTTTCCATGGACGAGAGCTGGTGGGACCTCAACACCTTTGATCTCTCGCTTGACGGTGGCGGAGGCGGCGGTGGCGGTGGCGGCGGTGGCGGCGGTAATGGTGGCACTGGTGGCGGTGGCGGTACCAGCGGCGATCTCGTTGCGGAGATTGATCCGAACACCACCTCGGCCAGCACCGGCGACCTCGTGCAGTTCAACATCAACGACACCACGGGGTCAGGCAACTACATCTCCTCGCTGGAGTGGGATCTCGGCAACGGCGTCACCGGCAGTGGTTGGTACATCGACGAGCGCTACCAGTCCGTCGGCTCCTACACTGTCACGCTCACCGCAACCGACAACGAGGGCCGGTCCACGACCGACGAGGTGACCGTCACGATCTCGTGAAAGCGACGATTCGAGCTGTATCGTCAACAAGAGGATCCCCTTTCGCGCTCACGGCGAGCGAACGGGGACTGAAATATCAGCATAGATCACCTATTGCCGGTAGTCACCGTTGAAAGTCACCCTTTCGCCGGTGGTAATCTCTCGCTACTGACTTGTATTTCTGCTTGTGTCCCCGAATTCGATATGACTCGAAAATAGAATGATTTATGTGGTTGGACTCGTGCTATATGTCTGTTGGTAAAACACAATGGGGCGACATAACATCGAAGACGCGGCGGACGAATCGAGCGACAACGGCCGAATCGGCCGGTTCGATCGGCGGAGCTATCTGAAAGGAGCGGCCGCGACAGTGGCGACAGGACTCGGCATTGGATCCATCGCGAGTCCGGCCGCGGCCATCACCTCGAACCAGACTGGCAACGACAGCGGGTATTACTACTCCTTCTGGACCAACGCCGAGGGCACAGTCGAGATGACGCTGGGAGACGGCGGCAATTACAGTGTCGACTGGTCGGACACAGGCAACTTCGTCTGTGGCAAAGGTTGGCAGACGGGTGGCCGCCGTGACGTCGATTACACGGCCAACTACAACCCGTCGGGTAACTCTTACCTGTGTCTATACGGGTGGACGACGGACCCGCTGGTGGAGTACTACATCATCGAGGATTACGGCAGCTACAAGCCGGGCGACTCCTATCAGGGGACCCATACTACCAACGGGTCGACCTACGAGATCTACACGTCCGAGCGGGTGAACAAGCCCTCGATCGAGGGCAATGCAACGTTCACGCAGTACTGGTCCGTTCGGCAGAACTCCCGGACGAGCGGGACGATCACGACCGGCAATCATTTCGATGCCTGGGAGAACCACGGGCTGCCCATGGGCAACCACGACTACATGATCCTGGCCACCGAGGGTTACCAGAGCAGCGGCTCCTCGGAGGTCTGGGTCGGTGCCGACGGTAGCGGCGGTAGCGGCGGTGGCGGTGGTGGCGGTGGCGGAGGCGGCGGTTCCGGCGGAGGCGGCGGTGGTTCGAGTGGCTCCTCGAATCCGCCGGCTAGCGGCACCTACAGCATCCAGAACGTCAACAGCGGGAAGGGCATGGACGTCGCCGGGCAGTCGACGTCGGACGGTGCGAACGTCCAGCAGTACAGCTACTGGGGCGGCGAGAACCAGCAGTGGAACGTCGAGGATACGGGCGGCGGGCAGTTCCGGATCCAGAACGTCAACAGCGGGAAAGTGCTCGACGTCGCCAACCAGTCCACCGAGGACGGTGCGAACGTCCATCAGTACTCGGACGGCGGCGGCGACAACCAGCGCTTCTACCTGAACGACCAGGGCGGCGGCCAGTATCATATCCAGCCAGTCCACAGCCAGAAGGCTGTCGAGATTACGAGTTCCTCGACATCGGATGGTGCGAACGTCCAGCAGTACGACTGGCACGGCGGTAACAACCAACTCTGGACGTTCGAGTCGGTCTAGTAGGGCTGTCGGGTAGATTATCGACCACTCATTTTTCGCTGTCGTCCACGCTTCGACAGCTGCTGGTCGAACACCGTTCCGTGAAAATCGTTGCCGGTGGGATTTGAAGCGAGTGAAGACGTTCCGGGATGCTCGCTCACTTCGTTCGCTGTGCTTCCGGGGCTGCGGCTCCCCGGTTCAATTCCCCACGTCAAGTATACGACGAGCGAAGCGAGTCGTTTCACCGGACGCGAACGAAGTGAGCGTCCGGCTTTTGGATACTAAAGTTTTCGAGGAGTGGTTCGCGCCACGCACGAACCCGACGAGAAAAGTTTAGCGGGCCGGATGGGAATTGAACCGGAACCAGAGGTTCCTGCTCGCTACGCTGCGCGGGCTGCCACTGGTAGGGCTCAATTCCCACCGGCTTCGAACAGCATGCGCTCGCGAGATTGCGAGCGCCAGCGTGAACGGGCCGGATGGGAATTGAACCCATGACCGTCTGGTTAAAAGCCAGACGCTCTGCCTGACTGAGCTACCGGCCCTCACTCGCTCATGGGGGAGTTGCCGGCTAAGTCCTTACGGTTGCCGTCGGTCAGGCTCCTCGACCGCGTCGTAGTGATCGGCCAGTGCCGCGGCGATCAGCGACCCGGGCGATTCGTCCTCGAGCGAGGCCCGTCGCCGAAGTTCACAATAGGCGTCGACCGGCAACCGGATCGTAAGCTCGCCGAGTGGATATCCGGCCTGACCGAGGACGACCGCCGGATCCGCCCCGTCAGTGATCTCACTCGCGAGCGTCCGAACCTCCCGGACAGTCAAGCCGTGATCGAGGATGGCAAACGCCAGCAGGAACCGGGACGTGCCACTGACGCGGGCGATGTGTTTGGCCGCCGTGGGGGCGATCTCTCCCTTTGCGACGTGGCGGCGGATCGACCGGGGTAAGTCGTGGACCCGGGACCACTTCCGGATGAACGAAACCGTCGTTTCGCCGCCGGCCCGTTCGGCGGCCGCCTTGTAGGAACCGACGCCCCGGACCAGCGCGGCACAGGCGGCCGCACCCCGGAGCATGTAGACGCTGTCCTCGTCACCGACGGTATTCTCGGCGAACGCGCGGACGGTTGTTGCGGCCGCTTGAATGCTCTCGTCCTCGGTTGGATCGAACTCGACGGCGCGATCCGCATGTTCACCTGTCGCGTCTGGGTCACCCCGGATCACCGGCTGGCCGACCGGCGACTCCCGATCGGTGGGCATTTCCGGCCCCTGCGTCTCGTCACTCATTCATATGCTTGAGTGGGATCGTATAGCTAAAAACGTCTCGCCGCGGGGCAGCCTTCAATCGTCAGAGGCTGTCCGCTCTCGCTCCGCCGAAAGATGCTCCCAGACTTCCGCACACCCACATCCGTCTTCGACGTTGTCCAGATGGTCGGCTTCGCTATCGGTATCACTCATTGCTCGATCCCTCCGCAGGAACGCGATGCCACGTTCGCTTTCCGACTGTCTGCCGTCTACTCATCACCCTTTTGTACCATTCACAACCGTATAAGGCCGCTCTCAGTGGTAATGCCTTCCCGAACTCCCGTTTGGCGGTGATCCTTTCCCGTATCTATGAGGCGCTCCGCGTTCGTCAGTCTCCGTCGTGGTGGCTTCTCGACAGTCGGTGACATGCTCGAACGGAGCCACTCTCGATACGGTTCCGACCGGATTGGGAAGTGCAGTTGTTTCTGTCAGGGCTTCCCTGGCGCTTCTTGGGGGTTGCCACCGATCGGACAAATCGTCCCTGGGATTCGGTGCGTTCCCGTCCGAGTTGGCGCTCCTCTGTTTGAATCGAGGAGGCCGACCCTTCTCTCAGTAGATAATATGCAATATACTCCGGTTTCGATGAGAGCCAACGTGCTATCGCGGTCGGTTTTGCGCCCCACTCGACGGCATCCTGCCCGGCGAAGCGATCCCGAGGATGCCGTTCCAGTACATCAGCCGACAGGGCGATACGCTGCTGGAAGGGACGGTCTTCGACTGGCTAGCTGAGACGGGCTGACTCGACATACTCGACGGCGGCCTCCGGCGTCTCGACGGCTTCGACGCCCTCGATGTCGTGCGTATCCAGCCCCCCGACCGGCTTGCCGGCGTCGAGTGCCAGCGCGATCTCAGAAAGGGTGCCCGTCGACCCGTCGATCGCGATGGCGGCGTCGCCGTTACTCACGACCAGGGCGTTGCGTGCGTTGCCGAGCCCTGTGGCGATCGGCGTCTCGATGTACTCGTTGGCCATCTCGCGGTCCTCGCCGGGGAGAATCCCGATCGGATGGCCACCTGCTTCTTTCGCCCCGCGCGCGGCGGCTTCCATGACCCCACCGAGACCGCCACAGACGACCTCGTGATCGTGCTCGGCCAGCAACCGACCGACTTCACGAGCCTGTTCGTACAGTTCGTCCCCAACCGTGCTCCCGCCGATGACGCTGACGCGCATGGACGGAAACCCGGTTGGCTGGTCCGTAGCGGTATCGGTTTGACCACGCCCGAACATGTTTGCCGGCAGCCCCAAGCGTCGGCCGGTCGAACGGCCGGTATGAGCGACGACCGACTCGCGGACCTCGCGGGATCGACACTCGAACTCGACGACCTCATCGACTACCAGGACGGGGCGATCGTCAGCCGGACGCTGGTCGACCGGGAGGCGGCGACGCTGACGATCTTCGCCTGTGACGAGGACCAGACGATCAGCGAGCACACCGCGCCCCACGAGGCACTCCTGCAGGTGCTGGACGGTACGGCTGAGGTCACGATCGACGGGACTGACTACGAACTGCAAGCGGGCGAGTCGATTGTCTTCCCCGCCGACACGCCCCACGCGGTCGCCGCCGAGGAGCGCTTCAAAATGCTGCTGACGATGATTCGGTAGGCCGCTTCGCCGGCCAGCCACCGAACGACGTCAGGGGGCCCGAAAGACACGGATCGTGTCGCGGTTCGTCCGCTCGACGAGGAGCTGGGCGAGCCCCAGGTCCGAAAACACCGCCTTCCAGTCGCGGTGATAGAGCGGGAAATCGTCGTCGACGTGGCTGACGTCGACGGCGTCGGGTCCCCGATTTGGCCGGTTTCCCTCGTTCTCGGCGGTGATTAGCAGGTCGTCGGTGACTCGCGTCAGTTCCTCGAACACCCACGTGTCGTCGGGATGGACGTGCTGGAGCGTCTCGACGGAGTAGACGACATCGTAGGCGTCGTCGGGAAACTCCGGGAGGTGGTCCTCGATCGCGCCGCTGAGGAAGGTCCCGGTGTCGGCGAGTCGCGGGTACTCCTCGGCCATCACCTCGAAGGATTCGTCGTTGATGTCGATCCCGGCGAGGTCCTTGTAGCCGACGCCGAGTAAGTGGTCCAGGTGGCGACCCGAGCCACACCCGATCTCGAGGATGCTCGCGTCCTCGTTCGCGTAGTACTCGATGACGGTCGCGAGCGTCTCGCTCACCTCGTTCTCTCCGATCTGGGCGTAGTACTCCGGCGAATAGGCTCCGTCGCGTTCGGCCCAACTCCGGCGGTTGTCCTCCGGGTCCATGCGAGTTATGTCGGGGTAGGGAAGTGGGAGAGAAAAGGCCGACGAACCGGCTGTGACGATACTGGCTGTCTCTTCGGGCGTTGGAATTCCCTGCACTCATAATGATACTTCAGAGTACGATCAGTCACGAGATCGACGTGGTGAGAATTACGACGAGCGAGACGCTGATCGTCGGTGAGTGCACGTTCACGCAGGCTCCGCTCGGGTACGACGCGTTCTCGAAACTTCGGGATCATGTCGAGGAACCCCGATGGACGCCCGAAGACGGGGGCGATCGGGTCGAGACGTATGCGCTCTTTTCTCGGAGTGGGTTCACATTGGCAGTCGAAGAAGCCGCCGAGGAACGCGACGATCTCAAACTGTTCAGTGCCGGTGACGTCGTCGAAGCGCTCTCATGAGTGGGTTTTGGGGGTGACTGTGCGGAAGAACTGCACAATCGTCACTGGTTCTTCGCTAACTGAGCGAAGCAACGGTCAGATTA contains:
- a CDS encoding cupin domain-containing protein; translated protein: MSDDRLADLAGSTLELDDLIDYQDGAIVSRTLVDREAATLTIFACDEDQTISEHTAPHEALLQVLDGTAEVTIDGTDYELQAGESIVFPADTPHAVAAEERFKMLLTMIR
- a CDS encoding class I SAM-dependent methyltransferase, whose amino-acid sequence is MDPEDNRRSWAERDGAYSPEYYAQIGENEVSETLATVIEYYANEDASILEIGCGSGRHLDHLLGVGYKDLAGIDINDESFEVMAEEYPRLADTGTFLSGAIEDHLPEFPDDAYDVVYSVETLQHVHPDDTWVFEELTRVTDDLLITAENEGNRPNRGPDAVDVSHVDDDFPLYHRDWKAVFSDLGLAQLLVERTNRDTIRVFRAP